In the genome of Nakamurella alba, the window AGCCGTGCCGCGGTGGGCGGTGTCCCGTTAGATTGACGCCATGACGGCTCCGGGCCCCACGGTGGACGACCTGCTGGACGACGCGGCCCTGCTGTCGCTCGAGCACCAGCTGCATCTCAAGGACCTCGGCGGCCCGCCGGAGGACGCCGCGGTGCACCTGCTGGGCGATGCCGATCCCGAGCGCGGCACCTTCCGCTGGGTGTGGGCGGATCCGGAGGGCCATCCGCCCGCGGCGACCGGGCTCGCCGAGTGGCTGCGCGGGTTCGGTGAGCAGCACGGTGTGCCGGTGTTCACCCGGGCCGAGATCCCGTTCGCCGAGCTGCCCGGCTCCCCGGCCGATGCGCATCGGGTGGCGGCCACGATGTGCGAGCTGGCGAAGCCGGTGTCCGGACGCTGGACGGCGGTGCTCACCGGCGACGGCACTGTCCGCACGGCGGCCCTGCTGGACCACCGTTCGCTCGAACTCGGGGAACCGGTGCCGGCCCGGGCGCTGCGGGTGCTCGCCGAGGGCCTCAACGAGCTGCCGATCACCCTGCACCGGCGCGCGCTCGCCACCTACGGCCGGCTCCGCGGGCTGCAGGTGCACGACAACCCCGACGGCAGCATGTCCCTCGACATGCCGGGCCTGCGCGCCGTCGTCCGCCCGCTCCCCGCCCGCCGCGCCGACTTCGGTCCCCCGCAGCACGCCGCCGAGGACGACGGCACCCACCACCTCGCCGGCCCCGCCGTCGACATCAAGTACCGCTTCGACTGAGAAGGGGCGCGCCGTGCGCACTGCGGCGAACTGCGCGACGTGGTGGCACGCCGGCGTGTTCCCGGCCTACGTGCGCCTGCCGCATCCGGCCTACATCCCCGGCAGTCCCTCGGACGTGGAGATCACCTGGCGGGAACAGGCACGAGCCAGAGGCGTCCGTCTCGATCCGTCGGTCTCCTGGGACGACCTCGACGCCGAGGCCGACAGGATCCTGCAGAGACCGGTGGTGGGCACGTCGCCCGAGCACATCATGGCCGCCGTCCTCGACCTGCTGCACGTCGAGGGTGGGGACCTGGTCTCCGGGTTCCGGGATGTACTCCCCGTGCCGGACATCCCGCTGCGCGACGACTTCTGGCTGGACGCTCCCGGCAGGCATCATTGCGGTCTGGTCGACCGGCAGGCGGTCGATGTGGCCACCGCCGCCGGCCGCTCACCGAACCTGTTGTGGCCGGCAGGCGACGACGCCATCGCGCCGCCATGGCTGGTGGTCGTCGAGATCGACGACCGCAGCACGATCGTCGCCTGCAGCCGTGAGATCGCCGACCGACTCCTCGGACTACCGGGGATCGAGTCCTGGGAATTGCGCGACCCGGTCACCACCTGACGCGCTCACCGCCGGCCGAGCAGCACCCGCACCGTCGAGAGGTCCGGCACCGGGAGCAGGCCGTCGAGAGCGGCCTCCAGGTGGGCGGCGAAGGCTAGCCGATCAAGGCCCGGGGCCGGCAGCATCTCCGGGCCGAGGGCGGAGCAGACCAGGCCGAACACCTCCTCCGCGGTGAGCTGCACCGTACTGTCGCGAGCCATCTCGGTGACCCGGAACCCGTTGTCCTCCATGGCCAGGCGCAGGCCGGCGAGCTCCTCCGGGCTGGTGGCGCAGGTGCGGGTCAGGGTGATCCCGAACCACTGCTCGATCGCCGACCGCAGCGCCCGGCTCGCCGCTGTCGACTGCATCCAGATCGGCGTCCCGTTCGCCAGTACCGCCAGCCCGCCGCCCGCCGGCAGCACCCGGGCGGCGTCGGCGAACAGCCGCCGGTGGTCCATCAGGTGGATCGCGGTGCCGACGGTGATCAGCCGCAGCGTCCCCGGTCCGAGCGCCACGGCGACAGCGGGCAGTGCGGTGGCGTCGGCCAGCACCGGGAGCAGGTTCGCCGTGCCCGCGCGGCCGGCCCGCCGGCGCGCGTACCGGAGCATGTCCGCGGACGGGTCGAGCGCGATCACCGTCGCCATCCGGCGGGCCAGTGGCACGCTCAACTGCCCGGTGCCGCAGCCGATGTCGATCGCCACCGCACCGTCGGCCGCGCACGCGGCGACGAGCTCGTCGACCAGGTCCTCCGGGTAGTCCCGGCGGTACCGGTCGTAGAACGCCGCCACCTCACCGCTGAAGTCGGGGACCTCGTCCAACTGGACCGGCGCATCCGTCGGGAACGTCATGGCCCCTGACGCTAACGGGCAACCGGCCCCGGGACCGCGCGGTCCGCCACCGGCGGACGCTCAGCGCGCCCCGAGCGCGTGCTCCACGGCGAGCTGGTTGAGCCGGACGAAGGCGTAGCCGCGCTCGCCCGCCTTGTCCGCGTCGAAGGTCTCGAAGGAGGCGGTGTCGGCGAGCAGGTCGGCAGTGGACTCGCCGTCGGCGAGCGTCGGCCGGGCGAGCTCGGCGACGCCCGAGGTGGCCAGCGCCTCCTGCACCTCCGGGTCGGCGCGGAAGGCCAGCGCCCGCTCCTTCAGGATCAGATAGGTGCGCATGTTGGCCGTCACCGAATCCCACACACCGTCGTAGTCCTCGGTACGGGAGGGCTTGTAGTCGAAGTGCCGCGGGCCGTCGTAGCGCGGACCGCCACCCGGGAAACCGTTCTCGACCAGGTCGACGGTGAAGAACGCCGACAGCAGGTCGCCGTGCCCGAACACCAGGTCCTGGTCGAACTTGATGGACCGCTGGCCGTTCAGGTCGATGTGGAAGAGCTTGCCGGCCCAGAGCGCCTGCGCGATGCCGTGCGTGTAGTTGAGCCCGGCCATCTGCTCGTGCCCGGTCTCCGGGTTCACGCCGACGATGTCGCCGTGCTCGAGCGTGGCGATGAAGGCCAGCGCGTGCCCGACCGTCGGCAGCAAGATGTCGCCGCGCGGCTCGTTCGGCTTCGGCTCCAGCGCGATCTTCAGCCCGTAGCCCTGGTCCTTGATGTAGGCCGCGACCAGATCGATGCCCTCGCGGTAGCGGTCGAACACCGCCGACAAGTCCTTGGAGCCGTCGTACTCGCTGCCCTCCCGGCCGCCCCACATGACGAACGTCTCCGCACCGAGGTCGGCAGCGAGATCGACGTTGCGCAGCACCTTCCGGAGCGCGAAACGGCGGACGCCGCGGTCGTTGGACGTGAGCCCGCCGTCCTTGAACACCGGGTGCGAGAAGAGGTTCGTGGTCACCATCGGCACGGCGATGCCGGTGCGGTCCAGGGCGGCACGGAAGTCGGCGATGATCCTGTCGCGGGTGGCGGCGTCGGAGCCGAAGGGGATCAGGTCGTCGTCGTGGAAGGTCATCCCCCAGCCGCCGAGTTCGGCGAGC includes:
- a CDS encoding DUF6882 domain-containing protein — its product is MTAPGPTVDDLLDDAALLSLEHQLHLKDLGGPPEDAAVHLLGDADPERGTFRWVWADPEGHPPAATGLAEWLRGFGEQHGVPVFTRAEIPFAELPGSPADAHRVAATMCELAKPVSGRWTAVLTGDGTVRTAALLDHRSLELGEPVPARALRVLAEGLNELPITLHRRALATYGRLRGLQVHDNPDGSMSLDMPGLRAVVRPLPARRADFGPPQHAAEDDGTHHLAGPAVDIKYRFD
- a CDS encoding class I SAM-dependent methyltransferase: MTFPTDAPVQLDEVPDFSGEVAAFYDRYRRDYPEDLVDELVAACAADGAVAIDIGCGTGQLSVPLARRMATVIALDPSADMLRYARRRAGRAGTANLLPVLADATALPAVAVALGPGTLRLITVGTAIHLMDHRRLFADAARVLPAGGGLAVLANGTPIWMQSTAASRALRSAIEQWFGITLTRTCATSPEELAGLRLAMEDNGFRVTEMARDSTVQLTAEEVFGLVCSALGPEMLPAPGLDRLAFAAHLEAALDGLLPVPDLSTVRVLLGRR
- the xylA gene encoding xylose isomerase; translated protein: MPFQPTPADHFSFGLWTMSWLGRDQFGEATRAPLDPIVAVEKLAELGGWGMTFHDDDLIPFGSDAATRDRIIADFRAALDRTGIAVPMVTTNLFSHPVFKDGGLTSNDRGVRRFALRKVLRNVDLAADLGAETFVMWGGREGSEYDGSKDLSAVFDRYREGIDLVAAYIKDQGYGLKIALEPKPNEPRGDILLPTVGHALAFIATLEHGDIVGVNPETGHEQMAGLNYTHGIAQALWAGKLFHIDLNGQRSIKFDQDLVFGHGDLLSAFFTVDLVENGFPGGGPRYDGPRHFDYKPSRTEDYDGVWDSVTANMRTYLILKERALAFRADPEVQEALATSGVAELARPTLADGESTADLLADTASFETFDADKAGERGYAFVRLNQLAVEHALGAR